The following proteins are encoded in a genomic region of Pseudomonas saponiphila:
- a CDS encoding SDR family oxidoreductase has protein sequence MIELSTPQGGGNGRVALVTGAARGIGLGIAAWLISEGWQVVLTDVDRDRGSKVARVLGESAWFISMDVADEAQVAQGVAEVLGQFGRLDALVCNAAVADPHNITLESLDLAYWNRVMAVNLSGPMLLAKRCAPYLRAHGGAIVNLASTRARQSEPDSEAYAASKGGLLALTHALAISLGPEIRVNAVSPGWIDARDPAQRRAEPLSDADHAQHPAGRVGTVEDVASMVAWLLSRNSGFVTGQEFVVDGGMTKKMIYQA, from the coding sequence GTGATCGAGTTGTCCACGCCTCAGGGTGGCGGCAACGGACGTGTCGCGCTGGTTACCGGTGCGGCACGAGGCATTGGCCTGGGTATCGCTGCCTGGCTGATCAGCGAAGGCTGGCAGGTGGTGCTGACCGATGTGGATCGGGACCGTGGCTCCAAGGTGGCCAGGGTGCTGGGGGAAAGTGCCTGGTTCATCAGCATGGATGTGGCTGACGAGGCGCAGGTTGCCCAGGGTGTGGCTGAGGTTCTGGGGCAGTTCGGACGCCTGGATGCCTTGGTCTGCAACGCCGCCGTGGCAGATCCTCACAACATCACCCTGGAGAGTCTGGATCTGGCCTACTGGAATCGCGTCATGGCGGTGAACCTGAGTGGGCCGATGTTGCTGGCCAAACGCTGTGCGCCGTATCTGCGCGCCCATGGCGGTGCGATCGTCAACCTGGCGTCCACCCGTGCCCGGCAATCCGAGCCTGACAGCGAAGCCTATGCGGCGAGCAAGGGGGGCTTGCTGGCCCTGACCCATGCCCTGGCAATCAGCTTGGGACCGGAGATTCGAGTCAATGCGGTAAGTCCGGGCTGGATTGATGCGCGTGATCCGGCGCAGCGCCGTGCCGAGCCTTTGTCCGATGCCGATCATGCCCAGCATCCTGCGGGCAGGGTAGGGACGGTGGAGGATGTGGCGTCGATGGTGGCCTGGCTGCTGTCGCGCAATTCGGGTTTTGTCACCGGCCAGGAGTTCGTGGTGGATGGCGGCATGACCAAGAAAATGATTTATCAGGCTTAG
- a CDS encoding O-succinylhomoserine sulfhydrylase, which produces MSQDWDAGRLDSDLEGVAFDTLAVRAGQHRSPEGEHGDPMFFTSSYVFRTAADAAARFAGEVPGNVYSRYTNPTVRSFEERIAALEGAEQAVATATGMAAILSVVMSLCSAGDHVLVSRSVFGSTISLFEKYFKRFGVEVDYVPLADLSGWDAAIKSNTKLLFVESPSNPLAELVDIAALAELAHAKGAMLVVDNCFCTPALQQPLKLGADVVVHSATKFIDGQGRCMGGVVAGRSEQMKEVVGFLRTAGPTLSPFNAWIFLKGLETLSLRMRAHCANALALAQWLEQQDGVEKVHYAGLASHPQHELAKRQQRGFGAVVSFEVKGGKEGAWRFIDATRLISITANLGDSKTTITHPSTTSHGRLAPQEREAAGIRDSLIRIAVGLEDVADLQADLARGLAAL; this is translated from the coding sequence AACACCGTTCGCCGGAAGGCGAGCACGGTGATCCGATGTTCTTCACCTCCAGCTATGTGTTCCGTACAGCTGCCGACGCGGCTGCACGGTTCGCCGGCGAAGTGCCGGGCAACGTCTATTCGCGCTACACCAACCCTACGGTGCGCTCGTTCGAAGAGCGCATCGCGGCGCTGGAGGGTGCTGAGCAGGCGGTCGCCACGGCCACCGGCATGGCGGCTATTCTCTCGGTGGTCATGAGTCTGTGCAGCGCCGGCGATCATGTGCTGGTGTCGCGCAGCGTGTTCGGCTCGACCATCAGCCTGTTCGAGAAGTACTTCAAGCGTTTTGGTGTTGAAGTCGATTACGTGCCCCTGGCGGACCTGTCCGGCTGGGATGCGGCGATCAAGAGCAACACCAAGCTGCTGTTTGTCGAATCCCCCTCCAATCCGCTGGCCGAGCTGGTGGATATCGCCGCCTTGGCTGAACTGGCGCATGCCAAGGGCGCGATGCTGGTGGTGGACAACTGCTTCTGCACCCCGGCCTTGCAGCAACCCTTGAAGCTGGGCGCGGACGTGGTGGTGCATTCGGCCACCAAGTTCATCGACGGCCAGGGTCGTTGCATGGGGGGCGTGGTCGCTGGGCGCAGCGAGCAGATGAAAGAAGTGGTGGGCTTTCTGCGCACTGCGGGGCCGACCCTGAGTCCGTTCAATGCCTGGATCTTCCTCAAGGGGCTGGAAACCCTGAGCCTGCGGATGCGTGCTCACTGTGCCAATGCCCTGGCGCTGGCGCAGTGGCTTGAGCAGCAGGACGGTGTCGAGAAGGTGCACTACGCCGGACTTGCCAGCCACCCGCAACACGAGCTGGCCAAGCGTCAGCAGCGTGGTTTCGGTGCTGTGGTGAGCTTCGAGGTCAAGGGCGGCAAAGAGGGTGCCTGGCGCTTTATCGATGCCACTCGGCTGATTTCGATCACGGCCAACCTGGGTGACAGCAAAACCACCATCACCCATCCGAGCACTACGTCCCACGGCCGCCTGGCGCCGCAGGAACGTGAAGCGGCCGGTATTCGCGACAGCCTGATCCGCATTGCGGTGGGCCTGGAGGATGTGGCTGATCTGCAGGCCGACCTGGCTCGTGGGTTGGCAGCCTTGTGA